In Candidatus Desulfofervidus auxilii, one genomic interval encodes:
- a CDS encoding DUF1844 domain-containing protein, producing the protein MEEPKGFKVEDKRRIFKEDKTEKEKQEKSQATSKTVLPPVNFSTFIVSLSSSTLVHLGEIPDPITGKKEKNLDLAKQTIEILEMLKEKTKGNLDNEEESLLNNILFDLRVKYVKLK; encoded by the coding sequence ATGGAAGAACCTAAAGGTTTTAAGGTAGAAGATAAAAGGCGTATTTTTAAAGAAGATAAAACAGAAAAAGAAAAACAAGAAAAATCACAAGCTACCTCCAAAACTGTGCTTCCTCCAGTAAATTTTTCTACTTTTATAGTGTCTTTGAGTTCTTCTACCTTAGTTCATTTAGGAGAGATACCAGACCCCATTACAGGGAAAAAGGAGAAAAATCTAGATTTGGCTAAACAGACCATAGAAATTCTAGAAATGCTTAAAGAGAAAACAAAAGGTAATCTAGACAATGAGGAGGAAAGTCTTTTAAACAATATCTTATTTGACCTTCGCGTCAAATATGTGAAATTAAAATAA
- a CDS encoding CsgG/HfaB family protein, translating into MKKQFLFFLLVFVGMGMVLACGPEISTNVQTAGPTVQQAVTYEGPKARIAVARFKCKAAKCSGEIGDGLTDMLATALFQTGRFVVLERGEGLEDIKEELNLGQSGYVKQEKAPQIGLMEGADILVMGAITAFEPKASGIGGGGVVVPFKVPFIGGATIGKKEAYIAADIRLVDVRTGRIINATKVEGKASSWKAGGGAGFLIGSVALAGGLGGYKNTPMEKAVRVMLDSAVQAIAQMVPESYYRQK; encoded by the coding sequence ATGAAAAAGCAGTTTTTGTTCTTTTTATTGGTTTTTGTAGGTATGGGAATGGTTTTGGCATGTGGTCCTGAAATAAGCACTAATGTGCAAACAGCAGGGCCTACTGTACAGCAGGCAGTTACCTATGAAGGGCCAAAGGCCCGAATTGCTGTAGCCAGGTTTAAATGTAAAGCGGCCAAATGCAGCGGGGAAATAGGAGATGGTTTGACTGATATGTTAGCTACTGCTCTTTTCCAGACAGGAAGGTTTGTGGTTTTGGAAAGGGGAGAAGGGTTAGAGGATATTAAAGAAGAACTCAATTTAGGCCAATCAGGGTATGTAAAACAAGAGAAGGCACCTCAAATTGGTCTCATGGAAGGAGCAGATATCCTAGTCATGGGTGCCATCACTGCTTTTGAGCCAAAGGCTTCTGGTATAGGAGGTGGTGGTGTGGTTGTGCCCTTTAAAGTGCCATTTATTGGTGGGGCAACTATAGGCAAAAAGGAAGCATATATTGCTGCTGATATAAGACTGGTAGATGTGAGAACAGGAAGGATAATAAATGCTACTAAGGTGGAAGGTAAGGCTTCTAGTTGGAAAGCAGGAGGAGGGGCTGGGTTCCTAATTGGTTCTGTGGCCTTAGCTGGTGGTTTAGGAGGTTATAAAAATACTCCTATGGAAAAAGCAGTTAGAGTGATGTTAGATAGTGCGGTTCAGGCTATTGCCCAAATGGTGCCTGAAAGTTACTATAGACAAAAATAA
- a CDS encoding sodium:solute symporter family protein: MSGVTWVWILLIGYIVYCIYWGIEGAIKAKTTAQYTIAGRQIPMIAFLLAATAASFSGWTFIGHPGLIWRDGLPYAFASFYVLTIPITGTFFAKRVWLLGKRYGFITPGDMYAYYFGNEAMRWLVVITAFLYSCFYSAVQFMAAGALFHWVTGFPFEWGAVFLAGVVLFYVAAGGLRASTWVGMLQCILLVAGIIIIGLFTLKQFGGWSDFSAKIAKLPSKYLEIPSMIEFTSGKTIWTGVMILTYMFALMGIQASPAFTMWQFGNKNPRPFPWQQAFASTFVVGFALFFFTAFQGLGGVLLTDVLGITKDSDLVPLLMKNYIPGFWLGLVFIGAIAAMHSTAAPYVGTGATIICRDVYFRFMRPNAGHAEQIWTSRLLAVLITAVALIVGLTSKAALVMLGGLATAFGFIMYLPLLGTIWGFRFPGIGAALGVLAGMVAVFITYKIIKYPLTIHCAGWGIFAALLVAYLCRGLGVKDSPEIKNRQQEMRQWLDSIDSPTPSQRNWRRFLKIGVPLWYLFAIGPLAILGNKGFSFAGFPPLWSWQITWWLIGIVMMWALCFKAGLSYITDEQIQRAEVEKNIVIEEIKAPVGVAKVLPTKSK; encoded by the coding sequence ATGAGCGGAGTGACGTGGGTTTGGATACTACTTATTGGTTACATTGTTTATTGTATTTATTGGGGCATAGAAGGGGCTATCAAGGCCAAAACCACGGCCCAATATACTATTGCTGGTAGACAGATTCCTATGATAGCCTTTCTTTTAGCGGCCACTGCTGCTTCTTTTAGTGGATGGACATTCATTGGTCATCCTGGGCTGATCTGGAGGGATGGACTTCCTTATGCTTTTGCATCTTTTTATGTTTTAACCATTCCTATAACTGGCACTTTTTTCGCTAAACGAGTTTGGCTTTTGGGAAAAAGATATGGATTTATCACCCCTGGGGATATGTATGCTTATTATTTTGGAAATGAAGCTATGAGATGGTTGGTAGTTATCACCGCTTTCCTTTATTCCTGTTTCTATTCTGCTGTTCAATTTATGGCTGCTGGTGCCCTCTTTCACTGGGTAACAGGATTTCCTTTCGAATGGGGGGCTGTATTTCTGGCTGGAGTAGTGTTATTTTATGTGGCAGCAGGTGGTTTACGTGCTAGTACCTGGGTGGGAATGCTTCAATGTATATTGCTAGTAGCAGGTATTATTATTATTGGGTTATTTACCCTAAAACAATTTGGTGGCTGGTCAGATTTTAGCGCTAAAATAGCTAAATTACCATCTAAGTATTTGGAAATTCCATCCATGATAGAGTTTACTTCAGGTAAAACTATATGGACTGGGGTTATGATCCTTACCTATATGTTTGCCCTGATGGGCATTCAGGCATCACCAGCTTTTACCATGTGGCAATTTGGCAATAAAAACCCTCGTCCTTTTCCCTGGCAACAGGCATTTGCATCTACATTTGTAGTTGGATTTGCCCTGTTCTTTTTTACTGCTTTTCAGGGATTGGGGGGTGTGCTTCTTACCGATGTATTAGGTATTACTAAGGATTCTGACTTGGTACCCTTGCTTATGAAAAACTATATACCAGGATTCTGGCTAGGACTGGTGTTTATAGGTGCCATCGCTGCCATGCATTCCACAGCTGCTCCTTATGTAGGAACCGGTGCTACGATTATATGTCGTGATGTTTATTTTCGTTTTATGAGGCCTAATGCTGGTCATGCTGAGCAGATTTGGACTTCCAGATTATTAGCGGTGTTAATTACTGCGGTAGCCCTAATTGTAGGTTTAACTTCAAAGGCTGCCTTGGTTATGTTAGGAGGGCTAGCTACTGCCTTTGGATTCATCATGTATTTACCTCTTTTAGGAACTATTTGGGGATTTAGATTCCCTGGAATAGGGGCAGCGCTTGGAGTATTAGCAGGAATGGTTGCTGTGTTTATCACTTATAAGATAATTAAATATCCTCTTACAATTCACTGTGCTGGATGGGGGATTTTTGCAGCCTTATTAGTAGCTTATCTCTGTAGGGGTTTGGGAGTAAAAGATTCGCCAGAGATTAAAAATCGACAACAAGAGATGCGTCAGTGGTTAGATAGTATTGATAGCCCCACTCCTTCACAAAGGAATTGGAGAAGGTTTTTGAAAATAGGTGTTCCTTTATGGTATCTGTTTGCCATCGGACCTTTGGCTATTTTAGGGAACAAGGGCTTTTCTTTTGCTGGCTTTCCCCCTCTTTGGTCATGGCAAATCACTTGGTGGTTAATAGGGATTGTTATGATGTGGG
- the ispE gene encoding 4-(cytidine 5'-diphospho)-2-C-methyl-D-erythritol kinase, with the protein MVRFFAPAKINLILHVLGKYPDGYHQIFSVLQRVSLFDTLYLNLAPEKGIEFTTSCSDLGCGEDNLVFEAAKLFFTKLDTHQGVKIHLVKRIPIAAGLGGGSSDAATTLLGLNVLFNKPFSSNDLLEMAEKIGSDIPFFLYKKPAIAMGRGEKILPLSFTLPFWYIIICPPVRVSTAWVYNQVALTKKEFQTKIDKPEVIIENLYNDLEKWVIEKIPEVAQAKGILKKAGAKYISMSGSGGSVFAVFYKKQDALRVKKKLRLPQRWQSFLVKGL; encoded by the coding sequence ATTGTTCGTTTTTTTGCACCGGCAAAAATAAACTTAATTCTACATGTCTTAGGTAAATACCCAGATGGGTATCACCAAATTTTTTCTGTGCTTCAAAGAGTGAGCTTATTTGATACCCTTTATTTGAATTTAGCTCCAGAAAAAGGCATTGAATTTACTACTAGTTGTTCAGATTTAGGCTGTGGAGAAGACAATTTGGTATTTGAAGCAGCTAAATTATTTTTTACCAAATTAGATACTCATCAGGGTGTAAAAATCCATTTAGTGAAAAGGATTCCTATTGCCGCGGGATTAGGTGGGGGGAGCAGTGATGCGGCAACCACCTTGTTAGGATTAAATGTTCTTTTTAATAAACCTTTTTCTTCAAATGATTTGTTAGAAATGGCAGAAAAGATTGGTAGTGATATACCCTTTTTTTTATATAAAAAACCCGCTATAGCTATGGGGAGAGGTGAAAAAATTCTCCCCCTCTCTTTTACCCTCCCATTTTGGTATATTATAATTTGCCCCCCAGTCAGGGTCTCAACCGCTTGGGTTTATAATCAAGTAGCGTTGACAAAGAAGGAATTTCAAACTAAAATTGATAAACCTGAGGTAATTATAGAAAATTTATACAATGATTTAGAAAAATGGGTTATAGAAAAAATTCCAGAAGTGGCTCAAGCAAAGGGAATTTTAAAAAAAGCAGGTGCAAAGTATATATCCATGAGTGGAAGCGGTGGTAGTGTATTTGCTGTATTTTATAAAAAACAAGATGCATTAAGGGTAAAGAAAAAACTGAGGCTTCCACAAAGGTGGCAGAGTTTTTTGGTTAAAGGGTTGTAA
- the serA gene encoding phosphoglycerate dehydrogenase, with amino-acid sequence MATYKILITDNIAPQGIELLEKVPQFDVEVAVSLSPEELKKKVKDAHALIIRSATKVTSDVIEGAKKLKVIGRAGIGLDNVDVRAATKKGIVVMNAPEGNMVTTAEHTIAMLMALARNIPQATASLKSKKWEKKKFQGRELYRKILGIIGLGRIGSIVADRANGLKMKVIAYDPFVRPEMAEKIGVELVSLEELYQRADFITIHTPLTPETKYLINKKAFAQMKDGVMIVNCARGGIVKEKDLYEAIQKGKVAGAALDVFEKEPPQDNPLLDLDRVICTPHLGASTQEAQTNVAVAIAEQVTDYLINGVVRNAVNVPIISEELLSVLGPYLTLAEKIGAFHAQVVKAPIKEVEIEYIGDVAKTDTRPIKIAGLKGLLTPILGEQVNFVNADFLATERGIQVKESKREIPSDFTNVIIVNVHTESGEKKSITGTIFGKKQPRIVRLDGFALEAVPEGHMLLIQNVDRPGVIGNIGTILGRHQINIGRMHVGQDEITGQTLILLSTNIPVPKPVLEEIKELPHVISAISLEL; translated from the coding sequence ATGGCTACCTATAAAATACTTATAACTGACAACATTGCTCCTCAGGGGATTGAATTATTAGAAAAAGTGCCTCAATTTGATGTGGAGGTAGCTGTTTCCCTCTCTCCTGAAGAACTTAAGAAAAAAGTAAAAGATGCACATGCTTTAATCATTAGAAGTGCTACTAAAGTAACCTCTGATGTAATTGAAGGAGCAAAAAAACTAAAAGTAATAGGACGAGCCGGTATAGGTTTGGATAATGTGGACGTGAGGGCTGCCACTAAAAAGGGTATTGTGGTCATGAACGCCCCAGAAGGAAATATGGTTACTACCGCCGAGCATACTATAGCCATGCTTATGGCCTTGGCTCGAAATATTCCTCAGGCCACAGCTTCCTTAAAATCGAAAAAATGGGAGAAAAAGAAATTCCAAGGCCGGGAACTTTACCGCAAAATACTAGGTATAATTGGTTTGGGCAGAATAGGTAGTATTGTTGCAGATAGGGCAAATGGATTGAAAATGAAGGTTATTGCCTATGACCCTTTTGTTCGTCCTGAGATGGCTGAAAAAATAGGTGTAGAATTAGTTTCCCTAGAGGAGTTGTATCAAAGGGCTGATTTTATCACCATTCATACCCCGTTGACTCCAGAAACAAAGTATTTAATAAACAAAAAGGCCTTTGCTCAAATGAAGGATGGGGTGATGATTGTAAATTGTGCCCGGGGTGGGATTGTTAAAGAAAAAGACCTATATGAAGCTATTCAAAAAGGAAAGGTAGCTGGGGCAGCCTTAGATGTATTTGAAAAGGAACCACCTCAAGATAATCCTCTTTTAGATTTAGATAGAGTGATTTGCACTCCTCATCTGGGGGCCTCTACTCAAGAGGCACAAACTAATGTAGCCGTAGCCATTGCTGAACAAGTTACTGATTATCTTATTAATGGGGTAGTGCGGAATGCAGTTAATGTTCCTATAATTTCCGAAGAACTCCTTTCTGTTTTAGGCCCTTATCTTACTTTGGCCGAAAAAATAGGGGCCTTTCATGCCCAAGTAGTAAAGGCTCCTATAAAAGAAGTAGAAATAGAATATATTGGAGATGTAGCCAAGACAGATACTAGACCTATTAAAATCGCAGGCCTTAAGGGTCTACTTACACCTATTTTGGGTGAGCAGGTAAATTTTGTCAATGCCGATTTTTTAGCTACTGAAAGAGGTATTCAGGTCAAAGAGTCCAAAAGAGAGATTCCTAGTGATTTTACTAATGTTATTATTGTAAATGTTCACACTGAATCTGGGGAAAAGAAATCTATTACCGGCACCATTTTTGGGAAAAAACAACCTCGGATAGTGCGTTTAGACGGTTTTGCCTTAGAAGCTGTCCCTGAAGGACACATGCTTCTAATTCAAAATGTAGACAGACCAGGTGTAATTGGCAATATAGGCACTATTCTAGGTAGACATCAAATCAATATTGGTCGGATGCACGTTGGTCAAGATGAGATTACAGGCCAGACTTTAATCTTACTCTCTACCAATATTCCTGTTCCTAAACCAGTGCTTGAGGAGATAAAGGAATTACCTCATGTTATATCTGCTATATCATTAGAACTTTGA
- the acs gene encoding acetate--CoA ligase: MEESFRFKEPTETLLSEERVFRPLPEIVVEANISPKDYKKALEKGQRDLEGFWEEAAEKLEWFKKWDRVLDESHAPFYRWFVGAKCNIVYNALDRHIKSFRKNKVAIIWQGEPLGEKKKLTYYELYRRVNQFASVLKSLGLKKGDRVAIYMPNLLQTAIAMLGCAKIGVIHTVIHSGFSAIALKKRVNDAKARVIVTSDGAYWNGKIINLKKAVDEAIIECPSVEHVIVVKRTGEPIDMSDGRYLWWDDLMEGASEECETEILDAEHPLYILYTSGTTGEPKGVLHVHGGYMVGVYRTLKWVFDLKETDIYWCAADIGWVTGHSCLLYGPLLCGATTLMYEGHPLCPKADRLWQIVDKFGVNILYTAPTTIRMLMRFGAELPRRHHLKTLRLLGTVGEPINPEAWLWYYENVGRERCPIMDTWWQTETGMFMITPFPISLLKPGSVAKPFPAIHVEIVDREGNPIPQGKGGFLVIKRPWPAMFRTLWGDPDGYKKYWEIIPGNVYTTGDVARKDEDGYFWIQGRADDIMKIAGHCIGTADVENAFFSHPAVAEAACISIPDSIKGEVAKVFVVLKKGYKPTDELDRELRQYVQKELGPIAIIKSIEFVKNIPKTSSGKIMRRVLKSKELGLDPGDLTTLAD, from the coding sequence ATGGAAGAGAGTTTTAGGTTCAAAGAACCTACAGAGACCCTTTTATCAGAAGAACGTGTCTTCCGTCCCTTACCAGAAATAGTAGTAGAGGCAAATATAAGTCCTAAAGATTATAAGAAGGCTTTAGAAAAAGGGCAAAGAGATTTAGAAGGATTTTGGGAAGAAGCAGCAGAAAAACTAGAATGGTTTAAAAAATGGGATCGGGTTTTAGATGAGAGCCATGCTCCATTTTACAGATGGTTTGTAGGGGCAAAGTGCAACATTGTATATAATGCCCTAGATAGGCATATCAAGTCTTTTAGGAAAAATAAGGTGGCTATCATCTGGCAAGGTGAGCCACTGGGAGAGAAGAAAAAATTGACTTATTATGAGCTTTATCGGCGTGTAAACCAATTTGCCAGTGTGCTTAAGTCTCTAGGTTTAAAGAAAGGTGATAGAGTGGCTATTTATATGCCCAATTTATTACAAACAGCTATTGCTATGCTAGGATGTGCTAAGATAGGGGTAATTCATACGGTAATTCATTCTGGTTTTAGTGCTATAGCATTAAAAAAGAGGGTTAATGATGCCAAAGCAAGGGTAATAGTTACCAGTGATGGAGCCTATTGGAATGGCAAGATCATTAATCTTAAAAAGGCGGTAGATGAAGCTATTATTGAGTGTCCTAGTGTAGAACACGTGATTGTAGTAAAAAGAACAGGGGAACCAATAGATATGAGTGATGGCCGATACCTTTGGTGGGATGATTTAATGGAAGGGGCATCAGAAGAATGTGAAACAGAAATATTGGACGCCGAACATCCCCTTTATATTCTTTATACCTCAGGCACCACTGGAGAACCTAAAGGGGTATTGCATGTTCATGGTGGCTATATGGTAGGTGTCTATCGCACCTTGAAGTGGGTTTTTGACTTGAAGGAGACGGATATTTATTGGTGTGCCGCAGATATAGGTTGGGTAACGGGTCATAGTTGTCTACTTTATGGTCCCCTTTTATGTGGTGCCACCACATTAATGTATGAAGGGCATCCCCTTTGTCCTAAAGCAGACAGATTATGGCAAATTGTGGATAAATTTGGTGTTAATATCCTTTATACTGCTCCTACTACTATTAGAATGCTCATGCGATTTGGGGCTGAGTTGCCTCGTCGTCATCATCTAAAGACACTCCGTTTGTTAGGTACAGTAGGAGAGCCCATCAATCCAGAAGCCTGGCTATGGTATTATGAAAATGTAGGACGGGAAAGATGTCCTATTATGGATACTTGGTGGCAAACAGAAACAGGGATGTTTATGATTACTCCTTTCCCCATATCTCTTTTAAAGCCAGGTTCTGTCGCCAAACCATTTCCAGCTATTCATGTAGAAATTGTGGATAGAGAAGGGAATCCTATACCACAAGGTAAAGGGGGATTTTTAGTCATTAAACGACCCTGGCCAGCTATGTTCCGCACCTTATGGGGTGACCCAGATGGGTATAAAAAATACTGGGAGATTATTCCTGGTAATGTTTACACTACAGGTGATGTGGCCAGAAAAGATGAAGATGGTTATTTCTGGATTCAAGGCCGTGCTGACGATATTATGAAGATAGCCGGGCATTGTATAGGCACAGCCGATGTAGAAAATGCCTTTTTTTCTCATCCAGCGGTAGCTGAAGCAGCTTGTATAAGTATTCCTGATTCTATTAAAGGGGAAGTGGCTAAAGTGTTTGTAGTTTTGAAAAAGGGATATAAGCCCACCGATGAATTAGATAGAGAATTAAGACAATATGTGCAAAAGGAACTTGGTCCAATAGCTATTATTAAATCTATTGAATTTGTGAAAAATATACCTAAGACCAGCAGTGGTAAGATTATGCGTAGGGTATTGAAATCAAAGGAGTTAGGTTTAGACCCAGGGGATTTAACAACATTAGCAGACTAA
- a CDS encoding pyridoxal-phosphate-dependent aminotransferase family protein: MFKYYLFTPGPTPVPPKTSLAMAAPIIHHRSPQFATVLAEVKENLKYVFQTQNDVLILASSGTGGMEGVVTNTLSPGDKALVVRAGKFGERWAEICKAYGVEVLNIDVEWGRCVKAEQIAHGLDKNPEIKAVFVQAHETSTGVKFPLKEIAEVVKKRETTILVVDAISALGAMEIKTDEWGLDVVVGGSQKALMLPPGLAFVCLNEKAWRFVEESRLPKYYFDFSKEKKSLEKNQTAYTPAVSLIIGLRENLRQIKQIGLENIVKYHQRLSDGVKMAVKAMGLSIFTKENPSEVLTAVEAPKGIDAQMIVKKLREEYGITIAGGQSQLKGRIFRISHMGYTDEHEMVMTIAALERVLIELGYELIPGTGVKAIQQILLQK, translated from the coding sequence ATGTTTAAATATTATCTTTTTACCCCTGGTCCTACACCTGTGCCTCCCAAGACTTCTTTAGCTATGGCTGCCCCTATTATTCACCATCGCTCTCCCCAATTTGCTACAGTTTTGGCAGAAGTAAAGGAAAATTTAAAATATGTCTTTCAAACTCAAAACGATGTCTTAATTTTGGCCTCTAGTGGAACAGGAGGAATGGAAGGTGTGGTTACTAATACCCTTTCTCCAGGGGATAAGGCATTAGTGGTAAGGGCAGGAAAGTTTGGTGAGCGCTGGGCAGAAATCTGTAAAGCTTATGGAGTAGAAGTTCTTAATATTGATGTTGAATGGGGAAGATGTGTAAAGGCAGAGCAAATTGCTCATGGATTAGACAAAAATCCAGAAATAAAAGCTGTTTTTGTTCAGGCCCATGAGACTTCTACAGGGGTTAAATTTCCTTTGAAAGAAATTGCTGAGGTGGTCAAGAAAAGAGAAACCACTATTTTAGTGGTAGATGCCATATCAGCTCTTGGGGCTATGGAGATAAAAACCGATGAATGGGGTTTGGATGTGGTAGTAGGTGGTTCCCAAAAGGCCTTAATGTTACCTCCTGGCTTGGCCTTTGTTTGCTTGAATGAGAAGGCTTGGAGATTTGTGGAGGAATCCCGTTTACCCAAATATTATTTTGATTTTTCTAAAGAGAAAAAAAGCTTAGAGAAAAATCAAACCGCTTATACCCCTGCGGTTTCTTTAATTATAGGCTTGAGAGAAAATTTGAGGCAGATTAAACAAATAGGTTTGGAAAATATTGTTAAATATCACCAACGTCTTTCTGATGGGGTAAAAATGGCTGTTAAGGCCATGGGACTTTCTATTTTTACTAAGGAAAATCCCTCTGAGGTCCTAACCGCAGTGGAAGCCCCAAAAGGAATTGATGCTCAAATGATTGTAAAAAAATTACGAGAGGAATACGGAATTACCATTGCCGGAGGACAAAGTCAATTAAAAGGAAGAATTTTTCGCATTTCTCATATGGGATATACAGATGAGCATGAAATGGTGATGACTATTGCTGCTTTGGAACGGGTGTTGATTGAGTTAGGTTATGAGCTTATTCCAGGCACAGGCGTAAAGGCAATACAACAAATATTACTTCAAAAATAA
- a CDS encoding ribose-phosphate pyrophosphokinase, with protein MKSEMKLFTGNSNFSLAQKIAAYLDLPLGKALVSTFSDGETRVEIGENVRGDDVFVIQSTCPPVDHNLMELLIMIDALKRASARRITAVIPYYGYARQDKKVKPRVPISAKLVADLITTAGANRVLSMDLHVGQIQGFFNIPVDHLFAAPVMLEYIKTHFKDHLTIVSPDAGGVERARAFAKRLEAGLAIIDKRRDAPNLAEAVNIIGDIEGRTVVILDDMVDTAGTLTEAAHVLMEHGANNVYACCTHAVLSGPAIDRLINSPIKKLVVTDTIPLKERAKDCGKIEVLSVAPLLGEAIKRIHEETSISTLFV; from the coding sequence ATGAAAAGTGAAATGAAATTATTCACAGGTAATTCTAATTTCAGTTTAGCCCAAAAAATTGCTGCTTATTTAGACCTTCCATTGGGAAAGGCTTTGGTAAGCACGTTCAGTGATGGTGAAACAAGAGTAGAGATTGGGGAAAATGTCAGAGGAGATGATGTTTTTGTTATTCAGTCTACCTGTCCTCCAGTGGACCACAATTTAATGGAACTTCTCATTATGATAGATGCCTTAAAGAGGGCATCAGCAAGGCGAATTACCGCGGTTATTCCTTATTATGGGTATGCTCGTCAGGATAAAAAGGTCAAGCCCCGAGTGCCTATCTCAGCTAAATTGGTGGCTGATTTAATCACTACCGCCGGGGCAAATCGGGTGCTTTCTATGGATTTACACGTAGGGCAAATCCAAGGATTTTTTAATATTCCAGTGGACCATTTATTTGCTGCTCCAGTAATGTTAGAATACATTAAAACCCACTTTAAAGACCATTTAACTATTGTCTCGCCAGATGCTGGTGGAGTAGAAAGGGCTAGGGCATTTGCCAAACGCTTGGAGGCAGGTTTGGCTATTATTGACAAACGCCGTGATGCTCCTAATTTGGCAGAAGCAGTAAATATTATTGGAGATATAGAAGGAAGGACAGTAGTTATTTTGGATGATATGGTAGATACAGCCGGGACCCTCACTGAAGCCGCACATGTGCTTATGGAACACGGAGCAAATAATGTTTATGCTTGCTGCACCCATGCTGTGCTTTCTGGACCAGCTATAGATAGATTGATAAATTCACCTATAAAAAAATTAGTAGTTACTGATACTATTCCCTTAAAAGAACGGGCGAAAGATTGTGGTAAAATAGAAGTGTTATCTGTAGCACCACTTTTAGGAGAAGCAATTAAACGCATACATGAGGAAACTTCTATCAGTACATTGTTTGTATAA
- a CDS encoding DegQ family serine endoprotease, with protein MRKCKFPLWSLILVGICSFIIGIVWLTGMQFTHNLPARPTTTVETNSLPSLAPMVKEASKAVVNISTIRVIKGPGPVFKYFFGPFGEEDPFREFFERFFGEIPQPEMKQRSLGSGFIIDKDGYILTNNHVIEKATKITIRLLNHKEYKAEIVGRDPKTDIALLKINAHNLPVLSLGDSDKLQVGDWVVAIGNPFGLGHTVTIGIISAKERIIGAGPYDHFLQTDAAINPGNSGGPLLNLRGEVVGINTAIVAQAQGIGFAIPINMAKKIVPQLKKHHRVVRGWLGVMIQEVTPQIAQALGVKEPQGALIADVTPNSPAEKAGLRRGDIIIEYNGHPIKEMNELPRLVAVTPVGERVKIKVWRDGKEKTFTVTIGELKEEMAEEQGVVPSGYDLGIEVTEITPSIAARLGIDKGVVISRVRPGSLAYEAGLRRGDVILEINKKPIIKLDDYYQAIKRLKPGESVLFLVKRQEGTLFIPLQIPKGE; from the coding sequence ATGCGCAAATGTAAATTTCCCTTGTGGTCTCTTATCTTAGTAGGAATATGCTCTTTTATTATAGGTATTGTCTGGCTTACCGGAATGCAATTTACCCATAATTTGCCAGCTCGACCAACTACAACAGTAGAAACTAATTCCCTTCCTTCTTTAGCCCCTATGGTAAAGGAAGCTTCTAAAGCAGTAGTGAACATCAGCACAATAAGGGTAATAAAGGGGCCTGGACCGGTATTTAAGTATTTCTTTGGTCCCTTTGGAGAAGAAGACCCATTTAGAGAATTTTTTGAAAGATTTTTCGGAGAGATTCCACAACCTGAAATGAAGCAAAGAAGTTTAGGTTCAGGTTTTATTATTGATAAAGATGGTTATATCTTGACCAATAATCATGTGATAGAAAAAGCTACTAAAATTACAATAAGACTATTAAATCACAAGGAATATAAAGCAGAGATAGTAGGGCGTGACCCTAAGACAGATATTGCTTTATTAAAAATAAATGCCCATAATTTACCTGTCTTGAGTTTGGGTGATTCTGATAAATTACAGGTAGGAGACTGGGTAGTAGCTATAGGTAATCCATTTGGCCTGGGTCATACCGTTACTATAGGAATTATTAGCGCCAAAGAGCGAATTATCGGTGCAGGACCGTATGACCATTTTTTACAGACCGATGCAGCTATTAACCCAGGTAATAGCGGTGGGCCCTTGCTCAACCTGAGAGGTGAGGTGGTGGGTATCAATACAGCTATCGTTGCTCAAGCCCAGGGTATTGGTTTTGCTATTCCTATAAATATGGCTAAAAAGATTGTTCCTCAATTAAAAAAACACCATCGAGTAGTTCGGGGTTGGTTAGGTGTGATGATTCAAGAAGTAACTCCTCAAATAGCTCAAGCCTTAGGAGTAAAAGAACCACAGGGGGCCCTGATAGCGGATGTTACTCCTAATAGTCCGGCGGAAAAAGCAGGACTGAGAAGAGGGGACATAATAATTGAATATAATGGTCATCCTATTAAAGAGATGAATGAACTTCCTAGATTGGTAGCTGTAACTCCAGTGGGAGAAAGGGTAAAAATAAAGGTTTGGCGTGATGGAAAGGAAAAAACTTTTACCGTAACTATTGGAGAGCTTAAAGAGGAAATGGCAGAAGAGCAAGGTGTGGTTCCTAGTGGGTATGATTTAGGAATAGAAGTAACAGAAATTACACCTTCTATAGCTGCTAGACTGGGAATAGATAAAGGAGTGGTGATTTCTAGAGTGAGACCAGGTAGCCTAGCCTATGAAGCAGGACTGAGGAGAGGTGATGTGATTTTAGAAATAAATAAGAAACCTATAATAAAACTTGATGATTATTACCAAGCTATAAAAAGACTAAAGCCAGGAGAATCAGTCCTGTTTTTGGTAAAACGGCAGGAAGGCACTTTATTTATTCCTTTGCAAATACCAAAGGGAGAATAG